In a single window of the Magnolia sinica isolate HGM2019 chromosome 7, MsV1, whole genome shotgun sequence genome:
- the LOC131252087 gene encoding squamosa promoter-binding-like protein 15 isoform X2 gives MGGYVSKEVLGSAYSGTMHEDSSLESFNVPGGAPNVLGRCFIEVENGFRGNSFPVIIADAAICQELRILESEFEEDARTMDIICEDQIQDFRQPRSREDVLHLLKELGWIFQTKSTPTRQP, from the exons ATGGGTGGATATGTGTCTAAAGAAGTTTTAGGATCAGCTTATTCAGGCACCATGCATGAGGACTCAAGCTTAGAGAGTTTTAATGTCCCTGGTGGAGCTCCTAATGTATTGGGTCGCTGTTTTATAGAG GTGGAGAATGGCTTTAGAGGAAACAGCTTTCCTGTTATAATTGCAGATGCTGCAATCTGTCAAGAATTGAGAATCCTCGAATCGGAGTTTGAGGAAGATGCTAGAACGATGGATATCATTTGTGAAGACCAGATTCAGGATTTCAGACAGCCAAGATCCAGGGAGGATGTTCTGCACCTTTTGAAGGAACTTGGATGGATCTTCCAAACAAAGAGCACCCCGACGAGACAG ccttaa
- the LOC131252087 gene encoding squamosa promoter-binding-like protein 15 isoform X1: MGGYVSKEVLGSAYSGTMHEDSSLESFNVPGGAPNVLGRCFIEVENGFRGNSFPVIIADAAICQELRILESEFEEDARTMDIICEDQIQDFRQPRSREDVLHLLKELGWIFQTKSTPTRQVIH; encoded by the exons ATGGGTGGATATGTGTCTAAAGAAGTTTTAGGATCAGCTTATTCAGGCACCATGCATGAGGACTCAAGCTTAGAGAGTTTTAATGTCCCTGGTGGAGCTCCTAATGTATTGGGTCGCTGTTTTATAGAG GTGGAGAATGGCTTTAGAGGAAACAGCTTTCCTGTTATAATTGCAGATGCTGCAATCTGTCAAGAATTGAGAATCCTCGAATCGGAGTTTGAGGAAGATGCTAGAACGATGGATATCATTTGTGAAGACCAGATTCAGGATTTCAGACAGCCAAGATCCAGGGAGGATGTTCTGCACCTTTTGAAGGAACTTGGATGGATCTTCCAAACAAAGAGCACCCCGACGAGACAG